From a single Stackebrandtia endophytica genomic region:
- a CDS encoding LysE/ArgO family amino acid transporter: MTFLTGLTFGLALIIPIGAQNILVFSQGLSLGMPRALWTVLAAATCDSLLILAGALGASALLSQVPGLQGALLLAGCGFLTYLGVKSLRTKVINSDTEVPAITSPKQVISKAVAASLFNPHAIIDTVGILGAAIAAQSVTGRATFAAGTISASWLWFLGLAAAATALRRVLTPARRVWFDRVSGVILCGFAVSFAVEFIRLW; this comes from the coding sequence ATGACCTTCCTGACCGGACTCACGTTCGGCCTTGCCTTGATCATCCCCATTGGAGCCCAGAATATTCTGGTGTTCAGCCAGGGATTGAGCCTGGGAATGCCGCGCGCACTATGGACCGTTCTGGCGGCGGCCACCTGCGACAGCCTGCTGATTCTCGCCGGCGCCCTGGGCGCCAGCGCCCTACTGAGCCAGGTTCCCGGATTGCAGGGTGCCCTATTGTTGGCGGGTTGCGGCTTTTTGACCTATCTTGGGGTGAAATCGCTGCGGACCAAGGTCATCAATTCCGATACTGAAGTCCCTGCGATTACCTCGCCCAAACAGGTCATCTCGAAAGCCGTCGCCGCTTCACTGTTCAATCCACATGCGATTATCGATACGGTCGGAATTCTCGGCGCAGCCATCGCGGCACAAAGCGTCACCGGCCGGGCCACATTCGCGGCGGGAACGATTTCGGCGTCGTGGTTGTGGTTTCTGGGATTGGCGGCGGCCGCCACCGCACTGCGCAGGGTGTTGACACCGGCCAGAAGGGTGTGGTTCGACCGGGTGTCCGGGGTGATCCTGTGTGGATTCGCCGTCAGTTTCGCGGTGGAGTTCATCCGACTGTGGTGA
- a CDS encoding alpha/beta hydrolase — translation MAVLDGAEAFNLDAGPDSPATIVACHGFTGTPASVRPWAEHMHKAGYTSLGPRLPGHGTRWQDMARTRWPDWYAELEKTVDTALSLGKPVFAFGHSMGATLVLRLAQLRGDELAGVVVCNPSLFDPRFTVNYLVPMIHPVVRSVAGIGSDIAQPGVFETSYARVPLPALNSLRQLWKTVRTDLAKVTLPIRIYHSAIDHVVDPRNTQMLLAGIRSRDVADHVLPRSYHVATLDYDAQILFDGSEAFVEERLNDLAASE, via the coding sequence GTGGCTGTACTGGACGGAGCCGAGGCGTTCAATCTTGACGCCGGACCGGATTCACCCGCCACCATCGTGGCCTGCCACGGATTCACCGGCACCCCGGCCTCGGTGCGACCCTGGGCCGAGCACATGCACAAGGCCGGTTACACCAGCCTGGGACCACGGCTGCCCGGCCACGGCACCCGGTGGCAGGACATGGCACGCACCCGATGGCCCGACTGGTACGCGGAACTGGAGAAGACCGTCGACACCGCGTTGTCGTTGGGCAAACCGGTATTCGCGTTCGGTCATTCGATGGGCGCGACCCTGGTGCTGCGATTGGCACAATTGCGAGGCGACGAACTGGCGGGTGTGGTGGTCTGCAACCCCTCCCTGTTCGACCCCCGGTTCACCGTGAATTACCTGGTCCCGATGATTCATCCGGTGGTGCGCAGCGTCGCCGGAATCGGCAGCGATATCGCGCAACCCGGGGTATTCGAAACCAGTTACGCCCGGGTACCACTCCCGGCGTTGAACTCACTGAGACAACTGTGGAAAACGGTTCGCACCGATTTGGCCAAGGTCACCCTGCCGATCCGGATTTACCACAGCGCCATCGACCACGTCGTCGATCCGCGCAACACTCAGATGCTGCTGGCGGGAATCCGCAGTCGAGACGTGGCCGACCACGTCCTACCGCGTAGTTACCATGTGGCCACGTTGGATTATGATGCGCAGATCCTGTTCGACGGCAGCGAGGCTTTCGTCGAGGAACGACTCAACGACCTGGCGGCATCGGAATGA
- a CDS encoding response regulator — protein MTVVKVILADDQALVRAGFRALLESCPDIEVVAEAASGTEAVSLVRQHRPDVVLMDIRMPDTDGLAATAAITADTALSQVRIIILTTFDLDEYVFEALRAGASGFLVKDTEPVELLQAVRVVARGDALLSPGVTRRLVEEFAQRAKEPITDAKAALLTEREREVVTLAGTGLSNEEIAERLFLSPATAKTHVSRSMIKLGVRDRAQLVVFAYESGLVRPGWA, from the coding sequence GTGACGGTCGTCAAAGTGATCCTGGCCGATGATCAGGCCCTGGTGCGGGCCGGTTTCCGTGCCCTGCTCGAGTCCTGTCCCGACATCGAGGTCGTCGCCGAGGCCGCCAGTGGCACCGAGGCGGTGTCGCTGGTGCGACAGCATCGGCCCGACGTGGTGTTGATGGACATTCGCATGCCCGATACCGACGGTCTGGCCGCCACCGCCGCAATCACCGCCGATACGGCGTTGAGCCAGGTGCGGATCATCATCCTCACCACCTTCGACCTCGACGAATACGTCTTCGAGGCGTTGCGTGCCGGGGCCAGCGGCTTCCTGGTGAAGGACACCGAGCCAGTCGAACTGTTGCAGGCGGTGCGGGTCGTGGCGCGCGGTGACGCCCTGCTGTCGCCGGGTGTGACCCGGCGACTGGTCGAGGAGTTCGCGCAACGCGCCAAGGAACCGATCACCGATGCGAAGGCGGCCCTGCTGACCGAACGGGAACGCGAGGTCGTCACCCTGGCCGGAACCGGCCTGTCCAATGAGGAGATAGCCGAACGGCTGTTCCTCAGCCCCGCCACCGCCAAGACGCACGTCAGCCGATCGATGATCAAGCTGGGCGTCCGCGACCGGGCACAGCTGGTGGTCTTCGCCTACGAATCCGGGCTGGTGCGGCCCGGCTGGGCATAA
- a CDS encoding SHOCT domain-containing protein: MTTLTDTVLAETILANGPHAAGFAPGPWFLLVPLFWAAVIVTIVVLFKRRGSHWRRESGAEGVLRERFARGEVTEEEFRQRLEVLRGK, encoded by the coding sequence ATGACCACACTGACCGACACCGTACTGGCCGAAACCATTCTGGCCAACGGCCCACACGCTGCCGGCTTTGCCCCCGGCCCGTGGTTTCTCCTGGTTCCGCTGTTCTGGGCGGCCGTGATCGTCACGATCGTGGTGCTGTTCAAGCGGCGCGGATCCCACTGGCGTCGCGAGAGCGGTGCCGAAGGGGTCCTGCGGGAACGCTTCGCCCGAGGCGAGGTCACCGAGGAGGAGTTCCGGCAGCGTCTCGAGGTGTTGCGCGGCAAGTGA
- a CDS encoding sensor histidine kinase, with translation MNPQPADRQRRRAWWWWLVPVIVGTIQFGGIRWSGRWQAPHHRGWDEWQPDQWPTDRMWNESASLPITSYLVAMIGPVALFWSRRYPRSVIAITAVSSAAYYLLDLGSGPVFLSVVVAVALWAFQLRAERLREARRAMTAEAAQRAEAKRLAVAQELHDVLAHHISLISVQSGVALHLIDERPEQTRQALTAIKGASKEALAALRGALDSLRDHESAAPRHPTGGLAQLNGLVESVRGTGITVTVERPLPLPPLSALVDLTALRIIQESLTNVLRHAEATEVTVTIAATDDELTIQVRDNGIGGAVIPGNGLSGIVERAAAVGGTARYGPAAGGGFEVTARLPVTVES, from the coding sequence ATGAACCCTCAACCAGCCGACCGACAGCGGCGGCGCGCCTGGTGGTGGTGGCTGGTCCCGGTGATCGTCGGCACCATCCAGTTCGGCGGCATCCGTTGGTCAGGCCGATGGCAGGCACCACACCACCGCGGGTGGGACGAGTGGCAACCGGACCAATGGCCGACCGACCGGATGTGGAACGAGTCGGCCTCACTGCCGATCACCTCCTACCTGGTGGCCATGATCGGACCGGTGGCACTGTTCTGGTCACGGCGATACCCCCGATCGGTCATCGCGATCACCGCGGTGTCGAGCGCGGCGTACTACCTGCTCGACCTCGGTAGCGGGCCGGTCTTCCTGTCGGTGGTGGTCGCGGTGGCCCTATGGGCGTTCCAACTGCGCGCCGAACGCCTCAGGGAGGCCCGGCGGGCGATGACGGCCGAGGCCGCACAACGCGCCGAGGCCAAACGCCTCGCAGTGGCACAGGAACTTCACGACGTCCTGGCCCACCACATCTCGCTGATCAGCGTGCAGTCGGGCGTCGCCCTGCACCTCATCGACGAACGGCCGGAACAGACCCGACAGGCGTTGACCGCCATCAAGGGGGCCAGCAAGGAGGCACTGGCGGCGCTTCGGGGTGCGTTGGACAGTCTGCGCGACCACGAATCCGCCGCTCCCCGACACCCCACCGGAGGGCTGGCACAACTGAACGGCCTGGTCGAGAGCGTGCGCGGCACCGGCATCACGGTCACCGTCGAGAGGCCACTGCCGCTGCCTCCGCTGTCCGCGCTGGTGGACTTGACCGCGCTGCGCATCATTCAGGAGTCACTGACCAATGTGCTGCGTCACGCCGAGGCCACCGAGGTCACCGTGACCATCGCGGCCACCGATGATGAACTGACGATTCAGGTGCGCGACAACGGAATCGGCGGCGCCGTCATACCGGGCAACGGCCTCTCCGGCATAGTAGAGCGTGCTGCGGCGGTCGGCGGAACCGCCCGCTACGGTCCGGCCGCCGGTGGTGGCTTCGAGGTGACGGCGCGCCTGCCGGTTACGGTGGAGTCGTGA
- the rpsD gene encoding 30S ribosomal protein S4 has translation MNQSRPKAKRSRALGIALTPKCTRYFERRPFPPGQHGRRRRTESDYQQRLLEKQRLRAQYNIREAQLKRAFAEAARRDGKTGDNLVSLLERRLDAFVMRAGFARTIYQARQQVVHRHFLVNGRRVDKPSYRLKAGDVVEVAPRSRTKPPFQLAAAGAWAAEKTPGYVSARLPELIARLEDLPRRSDIPVICDEQLVVEFYSR, from the coding sequence TTGAACCAGTCCCGACCCAAGGCGAAGCGATCACGTGCGCTGGGTATCGCCCTGACCCCCAAATGCACCCGTTACTTCGAACGCCGCCCGTTCCCTCCCGGCCAACACGGTCGTCGGAGGCGTACCGAATCCGACTACCAGCAGCGCCTTCTGGAGAAGCAGCGGTTGCGCGCGCAGTACAACATCCGGGAGGCCCAGCTCAAGCGGGCGTTCGCCGAAGCCGCTCGTCGGGACGGTAAGACCGGTGACAACCTCGTCTCCCTGCTGGAGCGCCGCCTCGATGCCTTCGTCATGCGCGCCGGATTCGCCCGCACCATTTATCAGGCGCGCCAACAGGTGGTGCATCGCCACTTCCTGGTCAACGGTCGTCGCGTCGACAAGCCGTCCTACCGGCTCAAAGCCGGTGACGTCGTGGAGGTTGCGCCGCGCAGTCGGACCAAGCCACCCTTCCAGTTGGCCGCCGCCGGAGCCTGGGCCGCCGAGAAGACTCCCGGTTACGTGTCGGCGAGACTGCCGGAGCTGATCGCCCGGTTGGAAGATCTGCCGCGCCGCAGCGACATCCCGGTCATCTGCGATGAACAACTGGTGGTCGAGTTCTACTCGCGATGA
- a CDS encoding flavin-containing monooxygenase: protein MSEYGMDTAYDRGDAVCVIGAGASGLLAIKNLREHGFKVDCYEKDTAIGGSWNITQRNSPMYASAHLISSRPLTEFPDFPMPDDWPDYPHHSQVLSYLEKYADHFGLRDAIWFGSEIERIEPADRGRFDVVIRSAAGSSGRRLRYAAVVIANGHNWDPFMPEYPGQQAFRGQIIHSVSYTDVSRFRGKKVLIVGAGNSGCDLACDAAVSADACWHSARRGYWHTPKYLYGKPADQVDAGLWWLPAGLRRRFSERVIRRALGDHGRFGLPEPDHRLKQAHPIVNSHIFHHIGHGSIVPKPDIARFDGRKVVFTDDSVVEPDLVVMATGYRPRFSFCEPELLGINPDTNGFPRLFAQLFSPASETLFVAGLVQSDSALFPLVHWQTVAIAKWLQVRNASPERAKEFRSQVISETGQRFSDPNMIDTPRHTLEVSSRRYAASIGRIIDTLDNGSDGAGK, encoded by the coding sequence ATGTCTGAGTACGGTATGGACACTGCGTACGATCGCGGTGACGCGGTGTGTGTCATCGGGGCCGGAGCGTCCGGACTGCTCGCCATCAAGAACCTACGCGAACACGGTTTCAAGGTCGACTGTTACGAGAAGGACACCGCGATCGGGGGCAGCTGGAACATCACGCAGCGAAACAGTCCCATGTATGCCAGTGCTCATCTCATCTCGTCGCGGCCGTTGACCGAGTTTCCGGACTTCCCGATGCCCGACGATTGGCCTGACTATCCGCACCACAGCCAGGTCTTGTCCTATCTGGAGAAATACGCCGACCATTTCGGATTGCGGGACGCGATCTGGTTCGGCAGTGAGATCGAGCGGATCGAACCGGCCGACCGTGGCCGATTCGACGTCGTGATCCGGTCGGCGGCGGGCAGTTCCGGCCGGCGGTTGCGTTATGCGGCGGTCGTGATCGCCAACGGTCACAACTGGGATCCCTTCATGCCCGAGTATCCGGGCCAGCAGGCGTTTCGCGGTCAGATCATCCACTCGGTGTCCTACACGGACGTCAGTCGGTTCCGGGGTAAGAAGGTCCTGATCGTCGGAGCGGGCAACTCCGGCTGTGACCTCGCCTGTGACGCGGCGGTGTCGGCCGACGCCTGCTGGCACTCGGCCCGCCGCGGCTACTGGCACACCCCGAAGTACCTCTACGGTAAGCCCGCCGACCAGGTCGACGCCGGGCTGTGGTGGTTGCCCGCCGGCTTGCGGCGCCGCTTCAGCGAACGGGTGATCCGCCGAGCCCTCGGTGACCACGGCCGATTCGGACTGCCCGAACCCGATCACCGTCTCAAGCAGGCCCACCCGATCGTCAACAGTCACATCTTCCACCACATCGGACACGGATCGATCGTTCCGAAGCCCGACATAGCGAGGTTCGACGGTCGCAAAGTCGTGTTCACCGATGACAGCGTGGTCGAGCCCGACCTGGTGGTCATGGCCACGGGTTACCGACCCCGCTTCAGTTTCTGTGAGCCCGAGCTGCTGGGTATCAACCCCGACACCAACGGCTTCCCCCGGTTGTTCGCCCAATTGTTCTCCCCGGCGTCGGAGACGCTGTTCGTCGCCGGTCTGGTGCAGTCGGATTCGGCGCTGTTCCCATTGGTGCACTGGCAGACAGTGGCGATCGCGAAGTGGCTTCAGGTGCGCAACGCCAGCCCCGAACGGGCCAAGGAGTTCCGTTCCCAGGTCATCTCCGAGACGGGGCAACGCTTCAGCGACCCCAACATGATCGACACGCCCCGGCACACCCTTGAGGTGTCCAGCCGGCGGTACGCTGCCTCGATCGGGCGAATCATCGACACTTTGGACAATGGATCGGATGGTGCGGGCAAGTGA
- a CDS encoding lysophospholipid acyltransferase family protein: MLYGLLKWVIVGPWLRIIYRPKVEGLNNIPKSGAAIVASNHVSFSDSIFLPLVVRRKIIFIAKSDYFTGKGIKGLISRLFFSGVGAIPVDRTGGRAAHAALETGMRVLGEGELFGIYPEGTRSPDGKLYRGKTGVARLALQSQAPVIPVAMLNTGELQPIGKRLPSIGRVRIKIGEPIDFSRYEGLDGERVVERAVTDQIMYALMELSGQDYIDEYAAKAKALKEQADASTAEAEVVRKRWRRGDATG, from the coding sequence TTGCTGTACGGGCTGCTGAAATGGGTCATTGTCGGCCCCTGGCTGAGGATTATCTACCGGCCGAAAGTCGAGGGTCTGAACAATATCCCCAAGTCCGGCGCAGCCATCGTGGCCAGTAACCACGTGTCGTTCTCCGATTCCATTTTTCTGCCACTGGTGGTTCGTCGCAAGATCATTTTCATCGCCAAGTCCGACTATTTCACCGGTAAAGGCATCAAAGGGCTGATCAGCCGACTGTTCTTCTCCGGTGTCGGGGCCATTCCCGTCGACCGCACCGGTGGCCGGGCCGCGCATGCGGCGCTGGAGACCGGTATGCGCGTCCTGGGGGAGGGCGAGCTGTTCGGGATCTATCCCGAGGGCACCCGTTCACCCGACGGAAAGCTCTACCGTGGCAAGACCGGGGTCGCGCGGTTGGCGTTGCAGTCGCAGGCGCCGGTGATCCCGGTGGCGATGCTCAATACCGGTGAGCTGCAACCGATCGGGAAGCGACTGCCCAGCATCGGCCGGGTGCGTATCAAGATCGGCGAGCCCATCGACTTCTCCCGGTACGAGGGACTGGACGGGGAGCGGGTCGTCGAACGCGCGGTGACCGACCAGATCATGTACGCCCTCATGGAACTGTCCGGTCAGGACTACATCGACGAGTACGCGGCCAAGGCCAAGGCGCTCAAGGAACAGGCCGACGCCTCCACCGCCGAGGCCGAGGTCGTTCGTAAGAGATGGCGTCGGGGAGACGCCACCGGCTGA
- a CDS encoding M20 metallopeptidase family protein — translation MSFTAEAALIAPELRQLRRELHRIPEIGLVLPKTQAKVLEALAGLGLEISTGTDLSSVTAVLRGGAGSNGPVVLLRGDMDALPIIEESGEEFSSEHIGAMHACGHDLHTAGLVGAARLLAARRDELPGDVVFMFQPGEEGFDGASFMITEGVLEAAGRPADAAYGIHVMSSFLPTGVFSARPGRLMAASDGLFVRVIGAGGHGSRPDDALDPIPVAAQMVTALQNLVTRRFDVFDPVVLTVGSFHSGTRRNIIPDDATFEATIRSFSTEVSDRMAELASKLCREIAAANGLDAEVRYDREYPATINDTAEYEFAADTARQLFGDDRFSLMDNPLMGSEDFSRVLDQVPGAYVFLGASRQKDPQDAPSNHSPRAAFDDGVLADGSALLAELALRRMNRG, via the coding sequence ATGAGCTTTACCGCTGAAGCCGCCCTAATCGCCCCCGAACTGCGGCAGTTGCGCCGCGAGCTACATCGAATCCCCGAAATCGGACTCGTCCTCCCCAAGACGCAGGCCAAGGTCCTCGAAGCGTTGGCGGGCCTTGGACTGGAGATCAGCACCGGAACCGACCTGTCGTCGGTGACCGCCGTGCTGCGCGGGGGTGCCGGATCGAACGGACCGGTGGTCCTGCTGCGCGGTGACATGGACGCCCTGCCGATCATCGAGGAATCGGGGGAGGAGTTCAGTTCCGAACACATCGGAGCCATGCACGCCTGCGGCCACGACCTGCACACCGCCGGGTTGGTCGGTGCGGCCCGGTTGTTGGCGGCGCGCCGCGATGAACTGCCCGGTGACGTGGTCTTCATGTTCCAGCCGGGTGAGGAGGGCTTCGACGGAGCCTCCTTCATGATCACCGAAGGCGTACTGGAGGCCGCGGGTCGGCCGGCCGACGCCGCCTACGGCATCCACGTCATGTCGTCGTTCCTGCCGACCGGGGTGTTCTCGGCTCGTCCGGGACGGTTGATGGCGGCCTCGGACGGACTGTTCGTTCGGGTGATCGGTGCCGGCGGGCACGGTTCGCGACCCGACGACGCGTTGGACCCGATCCCGGTGGCCGCGCAGATGGTCACCGCGTTGCAGAACCTGGTGACTCGTCGGTTCGACGTGTTCGATCCGGTGGTGTTGACCGTCGGCAGCTTCCATTCCGGAACACGCCGCAACATCATTCCCGACGATGCGACCTTCGAGGCGACCATCCGCAGCTTCTCCACCGAGGTCAGTGACCGGATGGCGGAGTTGGCATCGAAACTGTGCCGGGAGATCGCCGCGGCCAACGGCCTCGACGCCGAGGTCCGCTACGACCGGGAGTACCCGGCGACCATCAACGACACCGCCGAATACGAATTCGCCGCCGACACCGCGCGGCAGTTGTTCGGTGACGACCGATTCAGCTTGATGGACAACCCCCTGATGGGGTCGGAAGACTTCTCCCGGGTGCTGGATCAAGTCCCCGGCGCGTACGTCTTCCTGGGCGCGAGCCGCCAGAAGGACCCGCAGGACGCGCCGTCGAACCACTCGCCTCGGGCGGCGTTCGACGACGGTGTGCTGGCCGACGGCTCGGCGTTGTTGGCGGAACTGGCTCTACGACGTATGAACCGAGGGTGA
- a CDS encoding ABC transporter ATP-binding protein, whose amino-acid sequence MSDITHEPVNPSKVKVTRDTWRSLGRYIRPHRGIILFGAGLGLIGSLTGLVQPLAAKWVLDDLGEGNDLTSALILLCGVVVAGAVISAVSSYLLARTAESVILAARRKLVWRLLRLRVTSVEDSEPGDLMSRVTADTSLLRQVTTQAVVSGGTSIITLLATIVMMSLMDVLLLAVTIGVIGLVGVIVTFIMPQIAKATKESQAAVGMIGAALERVLGAFRTVKASGAEHREEEKVGEAAQGAWAAGVRAARWQSLVGVTAGLAVQISFLAVLGVGGARVAADAMSISTLIAFLLYLFYLIPSIAGIVSALSQLQVGAAAISRIGEVESMEMEDVPDTAVSRADATPAAVTFDEVEFTYRPELANVHHGVSFEIPPGGMTAFVGPSGAGKTTVFSLIERFYSPTSGRILLDGRDVADWPIGELRAAIGYVEQDAPVLSGTLRENLTFGAPDADDDQITDVLRRTRLQSLVDRLPEGVDTVVGHRGSKLSGGERQRVAVARALLRSPRLLLLDEATSQLDAVNEAALRDTVAEAARSTTVLVVAHRLSTVTMADRIVVMDSGRVSAVGTHAELVASDPLYAELAATQFLAGGGVPTPTTAA is encoded by the coding sequence ATGAGCGACATCACCCACGAACCGGTGAATCCATCCAAGGTCAAGGTCACCAGGGACACCTGGCGATCGTTGGGCCGGTACATCCGACCGCATCGGGGAATCATCCTCTTCGGAGCCGGGCTCGGGCTGATCGGCAGCCTGACCGGGCTGGTGCAACCGTTGGCCGCCAAGTGGGTGCTGGACGACCTGGGAGAGGGCAACGACCTCACCTCCGCGCTGATTCTGCTGTGCGGGGTGGTGGTCGCCGGGGCCGTCATCAGCGCGGTCAGCAGCTACCTGCTGGCCCGTACCGCCGAATCGGTGATCCTGGCCGCTCGTCGGAAGCTGGTGTGGCGGCTGTTGCGGTTGCGGGTCACATCGGTGGAGGACTCCGAACCTGGCGATCTGATGTCCCGGGTGACCGCCGACACCAGCCTGTTGCGTCAGGTGACGACTCAGGCGGTCGTCAGTGGCGGCACCTCGATTATCACGTTGCTGGCCACCATCGTGATGATGTCCTTGATGGACGTACTGCTGCTGGCGGTGACGATCGGGGTCATCGGTCTGGTCGGGGTGATCGTCACGTTCATCATGCCGCAGATCGCCAAGGCCACCAAGGAATCCCAGGCCGCCGTCGGCATGATCGGCGCCGCGCTGGAGCGGGTGTTGGGTGCGTTCCGAACCGTCAAGGCCTCCGGTGCAGAACACCGGGAGGAGGAGAAGGTCGGTGAGGCCGCGCAGGGTGCCTGGGCCGCTGGAGTCCGCGCCGCCCGTTGGCAGTCCCTGGTGGGTGTCACCGCAGGGTTGGCGGTGCAGATCTCGTTCCTCGCGGTCCTGGGTGTGGGTGGTGCCCGAGTCGCCGCCGACGCGATGAGCATCTCCACCCTGATCGCGTTCCTGCTGTACCTGTTCTACCTGATCCCCTCGATCGCCGGAATCGTGTCGGCGCTGAGCCAACTCCAGGTGGGCGCCGCGGCGATCTCACGTATTGGCGAAGTCGAGTCGATGGAGATGGAGGACGTCCCCGACACCGCAGTCTCAAGGGCCGATGCGACGCCGGCGGCCGTGACCTTCGACGAGGTCGAGTTCACCTACCGGCCGGAACTCGCCAACGTCCACCATGGAGTCAGTTTCGAGATTCCGCCGGGTGGAATGACCGCGTTCGTGGGACCCTCGGGCGCCGGAAAGACCACGGTGTTCTCCCTGATAGAGCGGTTCTACTCGCCGACCTCCGGGCGCATCCTGCTGGACGGCCGAGACGTCGCGGACTGGCCGATCGGCGAGCTGCGCGCCGCCATCGGCTATGTGGAGCAGGACGCCCCCGTGCTGTCGGGCACCCTGCGTGAGAACCTGACCTTCGGAGCCCCCGACGCCGACGACGACCAGATCACCGACGTCCTGCGGCGGACTCGATTGCAGTCACTGGTGGACCGGTTGCCCGAGGGCGTCGACACCGTTGTGGGTCACCGCGGCAGCAAGCTCTCCGGCGGAGAACGCCAGCGTGTCGCCGTGGCGCGGGCCCTGCTGCGCAGTCCTCGTCTGCTCCTCCTGGACGAGGCGACCTCGCAGTTGGACGCCGTCAACGAAGCCGCGCTGCGTGACACCGTCGCCGAGGCCGCCCGGTCGACGACCGTACTGGTCGTGGCTCACCGTCTGTCGACCGTGACCATGGCCGACCGGATCGTGGTCATGGACTCCGGTCGGGTCAGCGCGGTGGGAACCCACGCCGAACTGGTCGCCTCCGACCCGCTGTATGCCGAGCTGGCCGCCACCCAGTTCCTCGCCGGCGGGGGCGTGCCGACACCGACCACCGCCGCGTGA
- a CDS encoding NUDIX hydrolase yields MTNTGLIKHATASAYIFHHDRQHGWRTGLIEHPLLGRWMQAGGHVESDENPEEAALREVAEETGLTGFRRWDPNPSLRVATDDPVVALPCWIMEHRIERDNHLDRPHIHIDHKYVVISDDDSPVTEPAHPFRWWNRTEIEALSTFEDVRQNLLLLFDLLTSHDPTISEKV; encoded by the coding sequence GTGACTAATACCGGGTTGATCAAACACGCGACCGCCAGCGCCTACATCTTCCATCATGACCGGCAGCACGGCTGGCGCACCGGTCTCATCGAGCATCCGCTGCTTGGCCGGTGGATGCAGGCCGGTGGTCATGTCGAGTCCGATGAGAACCCCGAGGAGGCCGCGTTGCGCGAGGTGGCCGAGGAGACCGGGTTGACCGGGTTCCGGCGGTGGGATCCGAATCCGTCGCTGCGGGTCGCGACGGATGACCCCGTCGTCGCATTGCCCTGCTGGATCATGGAGCACCGGATCGAACGGGACAACCATCTGGACCGGCCACACATTCACATCGATCACAAGTACGTGGTGATCAGTGATGACGATTCCCCGGTCACGGAGCCGGCGCATCCATTCCGGTGGTGGAACCGCACCGAGATCGAGGCTTTGTCCACTTTCGAGGATGTGCGCCAGAACCTTCTCCTGCTGTTCGACCTATTGACCTCGCACGATCCCACCATATCCGAAAAGGTATAA
- a CDS encoding alpha/beta hydrolase, with translation MSLELWQRRIRKAPPSRVTREVVEKGVDIDGDAAPVLCVTGDSRGAGAFEKHWLPHIVMRGRAAYAVSVRGQGNTPRGDSGMAGKVHDLVQTAVSLPRRAILIGHGQGALWLAHAATRYPVHAMVLLAPRGLRRPPAAPVGGAKVLVAGSSGDGKSPTKRLEQVAGEYQTAPLLFSGIGHDFMTDPGWQAPLDAILDWLDEADK, from the coding sequence GTGAGTCTGGAACTGTGGCAGCGGCGCATTCGCAAGGCGCCGCCGAGCCGGGTCACCCGCGAGGTCGTCGAGAAGGGTGTCGACATCGATGGCGACGCCGCACCGGTGTTGTGCGTCACCGGTGATTCGCGAGGTGCCGGGGCGTTCGAGAAACACTGGCTTCCGCACATCGTCATGCGCGGCCGTGCCGCATACGCGGTGAGCGTGCGTGGTCAGGGCAACACGCCGCGCGGCGACTCGGGAATGGCCGGGAAGGTGCACGACCTGGTGCAGACCGCGGTGTCGCTGCCCCGCCGGGCGATCCTGATCGGTCATGGTCAGGGCGCGCTCTGGCTGGCGCACGCGGCGACCCGCTACCCGGTTCACGCGATGGTCCTGTTGGCGCCGCGCGGTCTGCGCCGTCCTCCGGCAGCGCCGGTCGGTGGTGCGAAGGTTCTGGTCGCCGGGTCCTCCGGCGACGGTAAGAGCCCGACGAAGCGTCTTGAGCAGGTCGCCGGTGAATATCAGACCGCGCCGCTGCTGTTCTCCGGAATCGGACACGACTTCATGACCGACCCCGGCTGGCAGGCCCCTCTGGACGCGATCCTGGACTGGCTCGACGAAGCCGACAAGTGA
- a CDS encoding DUF3817 domain-containing protein: MPGLYRLFFAVAIAEACSWAGLLAGMYVKYLGGGAEIGVQIFGPVHGALFMAYVVLVLLLARRDNWSLGKIAVGVLAAIPPLTSIWFERRVSRSLREPALSTA; this comes from the coding sequence GTGCCTGGTCTGTACCGACTGTTCTTTGCCGTGGCCATCGCCGAGGCGTGCTCCTGGGCCGGGTTGCTCGCCGGTATGTACGTCAAGTACCTCGGTGGTGGAGCCGAGATCGGCGTCCAGATCTTCGGCCCCGTCCACGGCGCGCTCTTCATGGCCTACGTCGTGTTGGTCCTGTTGCTGGCCCGCCGCGACAACTGGAGCCTCGGCAAGATCGCCGTCGGCGTGCTCGCCGCGATCCCACCCCTGACGTCGATCTGGTTCGAGCGGCGAGTGTCCCGAAGCCTGCGCGAGCCGGCTCTGTCGACCGCCTGA